The window CTAGGGAGGCGCTCGGCTGGATCCGAACGGAGGCCGAGATGCCGTCTGCCGCGGCTAAAGTCCGCAACGTCGTCCTTGTGGGTCACACCGGCGCGGGTAAGACCGCGCTGGCCGAGGACCTGCTCAGCGTGGCCGGGCCCGGGAGCGCCGGGCAGGGCCGTGAGCAGGCCCGCCACGGGGACGGCGAGCACCGTTCGGCCCGCGGGATCAGCCTCACCCTGTCCGCGCTGTGCCACCGGAACATGACGATCAACCTGCTGGACACCCCCGGCTACCCCGACTTCGTCGGTGAGTTGCGCGCCGGGCTGCGCGCCGCCGACGCCGCACTGTTCGTCGTCAGCGCGATCGACGGCATCGACGGCGCCACCAGGGCGCTGTGGGCCGAGTGCGCCGAGGTGAACATGCCGCGCGCCGTCGTCGTCACCCGCCTCGACCACCCGAGGGCCGACTTCACCGCCGCTGTCGCCGCCTGCCAGGACGCCTTCGGCGCCGGCGTCCTGCCGGTCTTCCTGCCCGACGGTGCCACCGAGGGCGGCGACGGAGCCCGCCTGGTGGGGCTGCTCACCGGCCGCGTCGTCGAGTACGGCCCCAAGGGTCGGCATGAGGTCGACGAAGGCGCCGAGCTCGACGGTCCCTACGCGGCGGCCCGCGGCGCGCTGATCGAGGGCATCATCGCCGAGAGCGAGGACGAAAGCCTGCTCGACCGCTACCTCAGCGGTGAGGAGCTCGACCCCAAGATGCTGCTCGACGACGCCGAGACCGCGATCGCGCACGGTTCCTTCCACCCGGTGCTCCCCTTCGCCCGCGCCGCGAACGGCGCGGGTCCGCCCGTCGGCTCGGTCGAGCTGCTCGACATGCTGGTCGACGCGTTCCCCTCCCCCGCCGAGCACCCGATCCCGCCGCTCACCCGCTGCGACGGTTCGGACTGCCCGCGGATCTCCGCCGACCCCGACGGCCCGCTGCTCGCCGAGGTCGTGCGCACCACGACCGACCCCTACGTCGGGCGGATGTCGGTGGTGCGGGTCTTCTCCGGCACGCTGCGCCCCGACGCCACTGTGCACGTCTCGGGTCACGGCCGCGCCGCCGCCGGCCATCCCGACCACGACGTCGACGAGAAGATCGGTGGGCTGTCGCTGCCGGCGGGCACGGCGCTGCACCCCGTCGACGCCTGCCAGGCCGGCGGCATCTGCGTGGTGACCAAGCTCGGCACCGCCGAGACGGGCGACACCCTGTCAGACCGGGACGACCCGCGCCTGCTGGCGCCGTGGTCGATGCCGGAGCCGCTGCTGCCGATCGCGATCGAACCGCGCACCAAGTCCGACGAGGACAAGCTGCCGGGGGCGCTCGGGCGCCTGGCCGCCGAGGACCCGACGGTGACCGTGCGGACCGACGCCGAGACCGGGCAGCTGCTGCTGTGGTGCATGGGTGAGGCACACGCCGACGTGCTGCTCGACCGGCTCGCGAGCCGCTACGGCGTCGATGTCGATCGCCGGGAGCCGCGGATCGCGCTGCGCGAGACCCTCCGCGGGGCGGCGCACGGCCTGGGCCGGCACGTCAAGCAGTCCGGCGGCCACGGCCAGTACGCGATCTGCCAGATCGAGGCCGAGCCGCTCCCCGCCGGCGCGGGTTTCGAGTTCGTCGACGAGATCGTCGGCGGCGCGGTCCCCCGCTCGTTCATCCCGTCCGTGGAGAAGGGCCTCGCCGCCCAGCTGGCCAGGGGCGTCGCCACCGGCTGCCCGATGGTCGACGTCCGGGTCCGCCTGGTCGACGGCAAGGCGCACAGCGTCGACTCGTCCGACCTGGCCTTCCAGGTCGCCGGCGGCCTCGCCCTGCGCGACGCCGCCGCGAAGGCGGGGGTCGCGCTGCTCGAGCCGATCCTGGAGGTCTCGGTCCTCGTGCCCGACGAGCACGTGGGCGCGGTCATGGGCGACCTGTCCGGCCGCCGCGGCCGTGTGATCGGCATGGAGCCCCTGGGCGCGGGCGACGTCGGCCGTACCGTCATCAGGGCCGAGGTCCCCGAGCTGGAGATGATCCGCTACGCGGTCGAGCTGCGTTCCCTCACCCAGGGCACCGGCACCTTCACCCGGTCGCCGGCTCGCTACGAGCCCATGCCCGACCAGCTGGCAGCCACGATGATCCGCGATCGCGCCAGCTGACCCGCCTGCCCCCTGTCGAGGCACCCCCGCCTCGACAGGGGGCAGGCGGCGGGCCGGCGGCCGTGCCGCCAGACGCGATGGCGCGCCTGCCGCTGTCAGTCCTCGCCGACGATCTTCTCCCAGGCCTCGGCGATGAGCACCCTGGTCTCGCCCAGCAGCGCGGGCAGCACCCTGGTGCCGCCGATCACCGGCATGAAGTTCGTGTCCCCGCCCCAGCGCGGCACCACGTGCTGGTGCACATGCGCCGCGATCCCGGCGCCGGCGACCGATCCGAGGTTCATCCCGGTGTTGAACCCGTGTGCCCCGCTGGCCAGCCGCAGCGCGCGCAACGCCCGCTGCGTGAACAACGCCATCTCGGTCGTCTCGTCCGGCGTGAGGTCGGCGTAGTCGGCGACGTGCCGGTAAGGGACCACCATCAGGTGCCCCGCGTTGTACGGGTAGAGGTTGAGCACCGCGTAGACGACCGCGCCGCGAGCGACCACGAGGCCGTCGTCGTCGGTCATCGCGGGGATCAGGCAGAACGGACAGCCGTCGTCGTCCGACCGTCCCTCGCCCTTGATGTAGGCCATCCGGTGCGGTGTGTACAGCCGCTGGAATGCGTCCGGCATCCCGACGCCCGCCTGCTCGTCCAGCGGAATACCGCTCGGCGCCGAGCCGTCCACCGTCCCGCTCAACCGCC of the Pseudofrankia saprophytica genome contains:
- a CDS encoding elongation factor G-like protein EF-G2, translated to MPSAAAKVRNVVLVGHTGAGKTALAEDLLSVAGPGSAGQGREQARHGDGEHRSARGISLTLSALCHRNMTINLLDTPGYPDFVGELRAGLRAADAALFVVSAIDGIDGATRALWAECAEVNMPRAVVVTRLDHPRADFTAAVAACQDAFGAGVLPVFLPDGATEGGDGARLVGLLTGRVVEYGPKGRHEVDEGAELDGPYAAARGALIEGIIAESEDESLLDRYLSGEELDPKMLLDDAETAIAHGSFHPVLPFARAANGAGPPVGSVELLDMLVDAFPSPAEHPIPPLTRCDGSDCPRISADPDGPLLAEVVRTTTDPYVGRMSVVRVFSGTLRPDATVHVSGHGRAAAGHPDHDVDEKIGGLSLPAGTALHPVDACQAGGICVVTKLGTAETGDTLSDRDDPRLLAPWSMPEPLLPIAIEPRTKSDEDKLPGALGRLAAEDPTVTVRTDAETGQLLLWCMGEAHADVLLDRLASRYGVDVDRREPRIALRETLRGAAHGLGRHVKQSGGHGQYAICQIEAEPLPAGAGFEFVDEIVGGAVPRSFIPSVEKGLAAQLARGVATGCPMVDVRVRLVDGKAHSVDSSDLAFQVAGGLALRDAAAKAGVALLEPILEVSVLVPDEHVGAVMGDLSGRRGRVIGMEPLGAGDVGRTVIRAEVPELEMIRYAVELRSLTQGTGTFTRSPARYEPMPDQLAATMIRDRAS
- a CDS encoding HIT family protein, which gives rise to MPDAFQRLYTPHRMAYIKGEGRSDDDGCPFCLIPAMTDDDGLVVARGAVVYAVLNLYPYNAGHLMVVPYRHVADYADLTPDETTEMALFTQRALRALRLASGAHGFNTGMNLGSVAGAGIAAHVHQHVVPRWGGDTNFMPVIGGTRVLPALLGETRVLIAEAWEKIVGED